A single genomic interval of Lepisosteus oculatus isolate fLepOcu1 chromosome 12, fLepOcu1.hap2, whole genome shotgun sequence harbors:
- the zc3h15 gene encoding zinc finger CCCH domain-containing protein 15, whose protein sequence is MPPKKPAQPAANKKTDQKKKEKIIEDKTFGLKNKKGAKQQKFIKAVTQQVKYGQQNARQVAAAEGEKNKKADKKKELSELNELFKPVVAAQKISKGADPKSVVCAFFKQGQCSKGDKCKFSHDLSLERKCEKRSVYVDGRDEDLEKDTMDNWDEKKLEEVVNKKHGEAEKKKAKTQIVCKYFLDAIESNKYGWFWVCPGGGDGCMYRHALPPGFVLKKDKKKEEKEEEISLEELIENERSALGPNVTRITLETFLAWKKRKRQEKVDKAEMEMEKRRADFKAGKSLGVSGREVFEFRPELVDDDDEEADDTKYSKADGDDQEAEDTQEVNDIDLTRFIPKEVDNTGITVASTDRFTALSKPLKETDDNKLSEASGGGEENGEHSLSEGESQEEEETEAVPVDENLFTGEDLDELEEELNTLDLEE, encoded by the exons ATGCCTCCAAAGAAACCAGCGCAACCAGCGGCTAATAAGAAAACCGACCAAAAGAAGAAGGAGAAAATTATCGAG GACAAGACTTTTGGATTGAAGAATAAGAAGGGAGCCAAACAGCAAAAATTCATCAAGGCTGTCACGCAACAAGTGAAGTATGGCCAGCAGAACGCGCGACAG GTGGCTGCAGCTGAAGGAGAGAAGAACAAGAAGGCAGATAAGAAGAAGGAACTTTCTGAATTAAATGAGCTCTTCAAGCCAGTAGTGGCAGCTCAGAAAATCAGTAAAG GGGCCGACCCGAAATCAGTGGTGTGTGCTTTCTTCAAGCAAGGGCAGTGCTCCAAGGGAGACAAGTGCAAGTTCTCACATGACCTGTCACTTGAAAGAAAGTGTGAAAAACGCAGTGTTTATGTGGATGGCAGAGATGAAGACCTTGAGAAAG ATACAATGGATAACTGGGATGAAAAGAAGCTTGAAGAGGTTGTGAACAAGAAGCACGGAGaggcagaaaagaagaaagcgAAAACACAAATT GTGTGCAAATACTTTCTTGATGCTATTGAGAGCAATAAATACGGCTGGTTTTGGGTTTGTCCTGGAGGAGGTGACGGCTGTATGTACCGCCACGCTCTCCCACCTGGCTTTGTGCTcaagaaagacaaaaagaaggaagaaaagGAGGAGGAGATTTCATTAGAAGAGCTGATCGAAAATGAG CGATCTGCCCTGGGACCAAATGTTACGCGTATCACTCTTGAAACATTTTTGGCTtggaagaaaaggaaaaggcaaGAAAAGGTGGATAAGGCAGAGATGGAGATGGAGAAAAGAAGAGCCGACTTCAAAGCTGGAAAATCACTTGGG GTCAGTGGTCGTGAAGTGTTTGAATTCCGACCTGAGCTggtagatgatgatgatgaagaagcTGATGATACTAAATATTCAAAGGCTGATGGTGATGATCAAgag GCTGAAGACACCCAGGAAGTGAATGACATTGACCTGACCAGGTTTATTCCAAAAGAAGTAGATAACACTGGAATCACCGTGGCCTCCACAGACAGATTTACAGCACTCTCTAAGCCATTAAAGGAAACAGATG acaataagTTAAGCGAGGCTTCAGGCGGTGGTGAAGAAAATGGGGAACACTCCCTTTCTGAAGGAGAGAgccaggaagaggaggaaacGGAAGCAGTGCCTGTAGATGAAAATCTTTTCACAGGAGAGGACTTAGATGAACTTGAAGAAGAGTTGAACACACTGGATCTGGAAGAATAA